Proteins encoded by one window of Arachis ipaensis cultivar K30076 chromosome B04, Araip1.1, whole genome shotgun sequence:
- the LOC107639502 gene encoding uncharacterized protein LOC107639502, producing MMSDIREGVDTTHEWLIPAYKKVLERYWETNEKWKNIRKKARENRASLLGGSVHCGGSIPLSSTIERMKKQLGRTPTHEEVFKETHTLKSDKSKWVDKRSQDTHVRYSTNTPPMSKLLTNF from the exons ATGATGTCAGATATCCGTGAGGGTGTGGATACAACCCACGAATGGCTAATTCCTGCTTACAAAAAGGTATTGGAAAGGTATTGGGAAACAAATGAGAAATGGAAAAATATAAGGAAAAAAGCAAGAGAGAATCGAGCGTCACTCTTAGGTGGTTCTGTCCATTGCGGTGGTTCTATTCCATTGAGCTCAACTATAGAGAGGATG AAGAAGCAGTTGGGCCGTACACCAACCCACGAGGAGGTCTTCAAAGAAACCCACACACTTAAAAGTGACAAGTCTAAATGGGTGGACAAGCGCTCTCAAGACACTCATGTGAGATATAGTACAAATACTCCTCCTATGTCAAAATTATTAACTAATTTCTAG